CACCTTGGTTTGCGCGTCCTTCGCGAGCCACGCGCCGAGTAGCGCCGACCCCACGGCGAACGCGAACGCGACATTCATGAGCGCGGCCATGGCGACCTGCCCGATCCACAATCCGTCGATGCTCATTTGACGTTGAACGAAAAGTCGCCCTGGGTCCGATGGCCGTCCGTGGCCACCGCCGTCCAATGCACCGCGTAGCGGCCCGCGCCCAACGGCGGCAGCGGCAGATGCATGACCTTGGCGTCGCCCTTATCGACCGACGCCGACGGCGCATCGGCCGGCAGGGCGGGCTTGCCGCTTGCGTCGGCCAGTTCGATGCGGCTGAACGCCGGTTCGAGCGGCTCGGTGAAATGCATGGTCAGTTCGGCCGGCGCGGCCACCGCGGCATTCGCCGCCGGCTCGCTCGACACCAGATGCGCGTGCGCGAACGCCGAGGACGCGGCCACCAGCGCGGCGACGCCGAGGGCCGACGCCGTCGTGCGCGGCGCCATGCGGAACAGCGCGCGACGCGCCATACGGGAAAGATTGAATAGCTTCATGTAAGGCCGATAGCGGATGATCAGGAAAACGGTGAAACGGAGGACGTCGAACCGGAGCGGGTCCAGGCCGGAGCCGGGTTGGTGGCAGACCGGCGCCGGGCCGGCGAGCCCGGAAGTGTACGCTTCGATGGCGCCGGCGCGCGTCGGTTCAACCTGGATTGCCGGCGAAGCGCGGCGCGCGATGCCGGCGAGCCGTTGCGCACGGCGTTTTGCGTGGAATTCGGCTCGGCCGGGATCGGGCGAGTCCCATGCCCGCAAGCACCGCATGCAACATTGCGCGCGTCAAACTGTCGCATTGCGGTGACACCCGGAGCCTTTCTCATAATGTGTCAAATAGTCAGCATCACCCTTCGATGATAGAATGCTGCGTCGCCGCAGCGCCGGCGGCCCTTCACACCGAGCCGCTCGAAGTTCGGTCAGGTCCCCGATATTGATGGAGTTACGCGTGTCTTCTAGACGCCTTTTCCGCCCGTTGCTCGCCCTTCTGCTGATCGGCTCCGCGGGTGTCTACAGCGCTGCGAAAGCGCAGACTCAACCGAAGGCCCCCGACACGATGGAAGCGCGCGTGCAAGGGTGCACGGCATGTCATGGCAGCCACGGCCAGGGTACGGACAACGACTACTTCCCGCGCCTCGCGGGCAAGCCGGCCGACTATCTGTACAACCAGCTGCAGAATTTCCGCGAAGGGCGCCGCAAGTACCCGCCCATGAACTACCTCGTCACGTATCTCTCGGACGACTACCTCCACCAGATCGCCACTTACTTCTCGCAGCAGCGTCCGCCGTATCCGCCGCCGGCCAAGCCGACGGTGTCGCAAAGCACGCTCGCGCGCGGCCAGCAGATCGTGCTGAATGGCGACGCATCGAAGCAGATTCCCGCGTGCGCGGCCTGCCACGGCAAGGCGCTGACCGGCATGGAGCCGGCCATCCCGGGTCTGGTCGGTCTGCACTCCGACTACATCAGCGCGCAGCTCGGCGCGTGGCGTTCGGGTTCGCGTCATGCGATCGCGCCGGATTGCATGCACACCATCGCCACCCGCCTGACGGACGATGACGTGAACGCCGTCGCTTCGTGGCTCGCCACGCAGAAGGCCCCACAAAACCCCGTGCCGGCTCCGGCCCGCTCGATGAAGACTCCGCTTGCCTGCGGCAGCGAACCGCAATAAGGCACCGGGAGAGACACTAAATGAAACGCAAGTCTTTGTTCGCCCTCTCGGCAGTCATCGTCGTTGCAGCTGCCGCGCTCGTCCCCGTCCTGTGGTCGGGCGGCGACAACCTGCACAACGGCTCCGCGATGGCCGCCACGCCCGCCGATCAGGCCGCGTTGATCAAGAAGGGCGAGTATCTCGCCCGCGCCGGCGACTGTATCGCCTGCCACACGGTGCGCGGCGGCAAGCAATTCGCCGGCGGCCTGCCCATGGCCACGCCGTTCGGCACCATGTTCACGCCGAACATCACGCCGGACGATCAATACGGCATCGGCAAGTGGACCCAGGACGACTTCTATCGCGCCATGCACACCGGCCGCTCGAAGGACGGCAGCCTGCTGTACCCGGGCTTCCCGTTCACGAGCTACACGAAGGTCACGCGCGCCGACTCGGACGCGATCTACGCGTATCTGCGTTCGGTCGCGCCGGTCAACGTGCCGAGCCGTCCGCACGAACTGAAATTCCCGTTCAACCAGCGCAACATGCTGATCGGCTGGCGCACGCTGTTCTTCCGTGAAGGCGAGTACAAGCCGGATCCGACCAAGTCGGTGGAATGGAATCGCGGTGCGTACCTGATCGAAGGCCTCGGTCACTGCGGCATGTGCCACACGTCGATCAACGCGATGGGCGGCCCGGTCAGCTCGGCGGCGTTCGCCGGCGGCCTGATCCCGCTGCAGAACTGGTACGCGCCGTCGCTGACGTCGAACAAGGAAGCAGGCCTCGGCGACTGGGAAACCAAAGACATCGCCGATCTGCTGAAGAACGGCGTGTCGGCCCGCGGCGCGGTGTTCGGTCCGATGGCCGAAGTGGTCCACAACAGCCTGCAGTACATGTCTGACGCGGACATCAACGCGATGGCCACGTATCTGAAGACGATTCCGCAGAAGAGCGAAGCACCGGAAACGATGCAGCTCGAAACGTCGGAAAAGTTCGGCGGCGAACTGTTGAAGCAAGGTCAGAAGATCTACGCTGACAATTGCGCGAAGTGCCACGCGGAAAACGGCCTCGGCATGCCGCCGTCGTTCCCGCCGCTCGCGAATAACCAGTCCATCCAGATGCCGTCGGCGGTCAACCCGATCCGTATGGTGCTGAATGGCGGTTACCCGCCGAGCACGGAAGGCAACCCGCATCCGTACGGCATGCCGCCGTTCGCGCAGGCTCTGTCGAACACGGAAGTGGCGGCTGTCGTGACCTACATCCGTATGTCGTGGGGCAACCACGGCACGGCCGTGTCGCCGCAGCAAGTGTCGGATCTGCGTTCGGCGCCGCTCGACTAAGCAGCGTTCGTCGCACCCTGGGCGCGGCCTGCGGAAAACGCGGCCGCGCCCTTCGTTTTTTCAGGACCGGTATCATGTGGGCTCTTCGGGTCCGATGAAACCGCGCAGGAGGAAAGAGCCGTGCATGTCGGAGAGCGTTTCAACAGCATCACCCACCTCGTCGGCGCCGTGCTGTCGGTGGCGGGGCTGGCAACGCTCGTGACGATGGGCGCGCTCGACGGCGACGCGTACAAGGTGGTCAGTTTCAGCGTGTACGGGGCGATGCTGATCGTGCTGTACGCGATCTCGACGCTGTATCACAGCGTGCGCAACCCGCGTGTCAAAGCGGTTCTGCAGAAATGCGACCATTCGGCGATCTACCTGCTGATCGCCGGCAGCTACACCCCGTTCACGCTCGTGACATTGCGCGGCCCGTGGGGCTGGTCGTTATTCGGCGTCAGCTGGGGGCTCGCCGCCCTCGGCATCGTGCAGGAACTCACGCTCGGGCGACGCACCCGCAGCGTGTCGATGGTGTTGTACGTGTTGATGGGATGGCTCGCGCTCGTGGCCGTCCGCCCGCTGGTTCAAGCTTTACCGGCAGCGGGTACCGCCTGGCTCGTGGCCGGGGGCGTCATCTACAGCGCCGGGATCTACTTCTTCATCAACGACGAGCGCATCCGGCACGGACATGGTATCTGGCACCTGTTCGTTCTGGCGGGCAGTCTGTGTCAATTCGTCAGTGTCGCGCGCTACGTCGCGTGACACGCCACGGCGGCGAAATGCAACTTAAGGCCAGTCAACGTGTCTTGATAGCGCGTTGAAGCATTCGGCACGCATTTGAGCGTGCCGCCGATTTCTCAGCGAACGGATCTGAGCCGCAGCCTCGGTCGCGCCATGCCGGCGTGTCGAAGCTGCGTCGAGGCCTGTCAGGGCCCCAGCCGCCGTTCGCGAAACTGCATTGCAAAGAGCATTTATGTCTTTTGATTCCCTCGGCTTGTCCGAACCGTTGGTCCGCGCTGTAAACGAACTCGGCTACACCACCCCGACTCCGATCCAGACCCAGGCGATTCCGGCCGTGCTCAACGGCGGCGACCTGCTGGCCGGCGCGCAGACCGGCACCGGCAAGACCGCCGGCTTCACGCTGCCCATCCTGCAACGCCTGAACAGCATGCCTGCGGTCGCGACAGGTTCGGGCAAGCGCGCGGTGCGCGCGTTGATCCTCACGCCGACGCGCGAGCTCGCCGCCCAGGTCGAGGAAAGCGTGCGCGCCTACGGCAAGTATCTGAAGCTGAAGTCGACCGTGATGTTCGGCGGCGTCGGCATCAATCCGCAGATCGGCGCGCTGCGCAGCGGCGTGGACATCGTCGTCGCGACGCCGGGCCGTCTGCTCGATCACATGCAGCAGAAGACCATCGACCTGTCGCATCTCGAGATTCTCGTGCTCGACGAAGCGGACCGCATGCTCGACATGGGCTTCATTCACGACATCAAGCGCGTGCTCGCGAAGCTGCCGCCGAAGCGCCAGAACCTGCTGTTCTCGGCGACCTTCTCCGACGAGATCAAGACGCTCGCCGACAATCTGCTCGACTCGCCGGCGCTCATCGAAGTCGCACGCCGCAATACGACCGCGGAAACGGTCGCGCAGAAGATCCACCCGGTGGACCGCGACAAGAAGCGCGAACTGCTCACGCATCTGATCAAGCAACACAACTGGTTCCAGGTGCTGGTGTTCACGCGCACCAAGCACGGCGCGAACCGTCTGGCCGAGCAACTGACGAAGGACGACATCAGCGCGCTGGCGATTCACGGCAACAAGAGCCAGTCCGCACGCACGCGCGCGCTCGCCGAGTTCAAGGACGGCACGCTGCAGGTGCTGGTCGCGACGGACATCGCGGCACGCGGTATCGATATCGATCAACTGCCGCACGTGGTCAACTTCGATCTGCCGAACGTGCCGGAAGACTACGTGCACCGCATCGGCCGCACGGGCCGCGCGGGTGCGACGGGCGAGGCGGTGTCGCTGGTGTGCGTCGACGAGTTGCAACTGCTGAAGGACATCGAGAAGCTGATCAAGCGTCCGGTGCCGCAGGAAGTGATCGCCGGTTTCGAGCCGGATCCGACCGCGAAGCCCGAACCGATTCTGCGTCGCAGCCAGGGCGGCGGTGGCGGTGGACGTTCGCCGCGCCAGGGGCAAGGCCAAGGTCAGGGTCAACGCCAGGGTCAGGCAGCGCCGAAGCGTGACGGCGCCGGCGCAGCCAAGCCGGCGCAACGGTCGGGACAGCGTCCGGCCGCGGGTCAGCAACAGCCGAAGCCGCAAGGTGCGAAGCCGGCAGGCAACGGCGGTCAGGCACGCCGCGACGGTCATCGTCATGACGAGCGGCCGCGTGCCGTGTCGCACGAAGGCGGCGGCGCGCAGCACGCGCCGCGCAAGCCGCAAGGCCAGGGCGGCAATCCGGGCGCGTTGCTCGGCGGCGGCGCGAAGCCGCGTAACGATGCACCGCGCGGTGGTCAGCCGACGCGCAGCGGTCAGCGCGGCCGTTGAGCATGCCGGACTGGCGATCGTTTGTCGTTGCGCGTTGCGTGCACGGCAGCGGCGATCGCCGGTCTTGACGCTGCACCACCGCCCCTACCGGCGTGCCGCCGCAGCCTGCTTCAGGTGCTCGATCTGCCGTTCCCAACGATCGAGCACCCTCTCCCGCTCTCCCACCAGTTCGAATGTGATACCGCTCGTCAGACGCGCGTATCGCACGCTCTGCGCTTCCGCCGTATCGATCGAGCCGCTTAGATAGACCAGGCCGCTGTCGTCGCCAGACACGGCGGCCAGCGTCACGACGCGCAACTGCACCTGATAGAACGCCTCGTCGCACACGAAGCTCAGCGCCGCGCGGCCGTTGCGCTCAATCGCGCGCGTTGCCCTCGCCTGCGGCCACAACGCGATGCATAGCGAGCGCGAGTCCGGCGCATACAGTTCGCCGATGCCCAGCAGCGACGTGCGCAGATGCCCATTCGCATCGACGCTCAATAACGACGCGGTGAACCCCGTCTTGCTCGCCAGCGACGAGCCGTCGAACAATGCGCGCACCGCGTCGGGCCATTCGTCGAACGCCGACTGATCCAGCGGACGTTCGGGTTGCAAGGAATCGCTCATGGTCGTCTCGAAGCCGATCGGCTGAAAGGAAAGATGGACAAGTCCGCATCATGCCTCGAAAAGCAAATGGCCCGCCGTTCGACACTGGCGGGCCATGTTGATGCAACCGGTGCTGCTTGCCGGTCAGCGGAAAAACACGTGCTGCGTGATCTTCGCCAACGGATAGTGCACGCCCGGCTGAATGCGCGCCGGGATATCGAGCGGCTTGAGCAGCATCTTCACGCACATGTCCGCCGACAGATTGCGCCGCACCAGCGCATTGATGCGCGCCGCCCGATCGCGGTTGTACGCCGAGTCGTGCACGCGCTCCGGATAACGCACCGCGAACACATGGCGCAACGCGATCTCCGAATCCTCGTTCTTGATCTCCATCACACGACGCATCAGCGCGCCGAGCACCGCCAGACGGCCATTGCCTTCGATCTTGTTGTACTTCTTGAAGAACTTGAAAAAGTGCTTGTAGTGACGGACTTCGTCGGTGCGGATGTTGTCGGTGATCTCCTTGAGCACCGGCTCGTCCGAGCACTCGCCGATCGCGCGATACAGCGTGGCCGTGCCGGTTTCCACCACGCAGCGCGCGACCATTTCGAGCGCGCGGGTCTTTTCGAAATCTTCCACCGAACAGGTCAGCGAATACTCTTCCATGAACTGGCGAAACGCGGTGTCCCAGTCGAACTCGGGCCACACGTAAGCGATATAGGTTTTGAGCGCCCGGCCGTGCTGCATTTCCTCCGGCTCCCACTCGTTATTGAGCCAGGCGGAAACTTCCGGATCACCGTCAAAAAAAGTACTCAAATTGCTTGTATAAAGATCAGTGCCGCTTTCGATAAACGAGGCGGCGCACAGCAGCAACAACAGATCTTCATTGGCGACGGCTTTCTGCCGGTCGACGCGGGTGAGGTCGATGTCCTCGATCCGCCAGGGCATGACATGTTTCAGCTCTGCGTGCATCGTGTTGCTCCGAAAGCTGTATCGACTCGTGGAGCGAGCCCGAACCGTCTGCTCTCGCCAGAACGGTTCGCCGTGTCGGATACAGCGTCTAGATTAGAGTTAACCCCTTGTATCTTGCATCTTAGCCGGTGTTGACCAACTCTGCAGATAACCCAGCACAGACCATGCCGGATCGGCACAGTTCCAGGCACGGGGTAGTCGAACCCTTCGGTCAGACAAAAACCTGGCGCGCATGATGAAAAAAAGCCAGCTCGTCGAGCTGGCTTTTGTCTGTCCGGCAGACCGGCCGGGTGCAACCGGCGCCGTCACCGCATCGACACTGCGCAATCAAGCGGGCTGCACCCCGCTCACCGCGCGCACGCGCCGCATGCGCAGCGCGACGATCACCAGCGATACGCCCGACAGCACCGCCGCGATCAGCACGTAATAACTCGGCGCGAGTTTGTCGCCGGTCAAGTGAATGAACGTCTCGACGATGGTCGGCGCGAAACCGCCGAAGATCGTCACGCCGATGCTGTAGCCGATCGACAGTCCCGTCGAGCGGACCTGCGTCGGAAAGATCTCGGACATCAGCGCGGGCATCGGGCCGGAATAAGCGGCCTTGAAGATGCCGGCGGTGCCTTGCAGCAGCAACAGCCAGCCGATGGTCGGATGCGATTGCAGTAGCGCGAACATCGGATAGATCAGCGCGCCCATCAGTACCGACGTCGTCAGCATGATGCGAATTCGCCCGATGCGATCGGACAGCGCGCCCATCACCGGCGACAGCAGGAACTGCAGGCCGCCGTTGAGCACCACCACCCCGAACG
The sequence above is a segment of the Paraburkholderia sp. D15 genome. Coding sequences within it:
- the copC gene encoding copper homeostasis periplasmic binding protein CopC gives rise to the protein MKLFNLSRMARRALFRMAPRTTASALGVAALVAASSAFAHAHLVSSEPAANAAVAAPAELTMHFTEPLEPAFSRIELADASGKPALPADAPSASVDKGDAKVMHLPLPPLGAGRYAVHWTAVATDGHRTQGDFSFNVK
- a CDS encoding c-type cytochrome, which encodes MELRVSSRRLFRPLLALLLIGSAGVYSAAKAQTQPKAPDTMEARVQGCTACHGSHGQGTDNDYFPRLAGKPADYLYNQLQNFREGRRKYPPMNYLVTYLSDDYLHQIATYFSQQRPPYPPPAKPTVSQSTLARGQQIVLNGDASKQIPACAACHGKALTGMEPAIPGLVGLHSDYISAQLGAWRSGSRHAIAPDCMHTIATRLTDDDVNAVASWLATQKAPQNPVPAPARSMKTPLACGSEPQ
- a CDS encoding cytochrome c, translating into MKRKSLFALSAVIVVAAAALVPVLWSGGDNLHNGSAMAATPADQAALIKKGEYLARAGDCIACHTVRGGKQFAGGLPMATPFGTMFTPNITPDDQYGIGKWTQDDFYRAMHTGRSKDGSLLYPGFPFTSYTKVTRADSDAIYAYLRSVAPVNVPSRPHELKFPFNQRNMLIGWRTLFFREGEYKPDPTKSVEWNRGAYLIEGLGHCGMCHTSINAMGGPVSSAAFAGGLIPLQNWYAPSLTSNKEAGLGDWETKDIADLLKNGVSARGAVFGPMAEVVHNSLQYMSDADINAMATYLKTIPQKSEAPETMQLETSEKFGGELLKQGQKIYADNCAKCHAENGLGMPPSFPPLANNQSIQMPSAVNPIRMVLNGGYPPSTEGNPHPYGMPPFAQALSNTEVAAVVTYIRMSWGNHGTAVSPQQVSDLRSAPLD
- a CDS encoding hemolysin III family protein, with amino-acid sequence MHVGERFNSITHLVGAVLSVAGLATLVTMGALDGDAYKVVSFSVYGAMLIVLYAISTLYHSVRNPRVKAVLQKCDHSAIYLLIAGSYTPFTLVTLRGPWGWSLFGVSWGLAALGIVQELTLGRRTRSVSMVLYVLMGWLALVAVRPLVQALPAAGTAWLVAGGVIYSAGIYFFINDERIRHGHGIWHLFVLAGSLCQFVSVARYVA
- a CDS encoding DEAD/DEAH box helicase; the encoded protein is MSFDSLGLSEPLVRAVNELGYTTPTPIQTQAIPAVLNGGDLLAGAQTGTGKTAGFTLPILQRLNSMPAVATGSGKRAVRALILTPTRELAAQVEESVRAYGKYLKLKSTVMFGGVGINPQIGALRSGVDIVVATPGRLLDHMQQKTIDLSHLEILVLDEADRMLDMGFIHDIKRVLAKLPPKRQNLLFSATFSDEIKTLADNLLDSPALIEVARRNTTAETVAQKIHPVDRDKKRELLTHLIKQHNWFQVLVFTRTKHGANRLAEQLTKDDISALAIHGNKSQSARTRALAEFKDGTLQVLVATDIAARGIDIDQLPHVVNFDLPNVPEDYVHRIGRTGRAGATGEAVSLVCVDELQLLKDIEKLIKRPVPQEVIAGFEPDPTAKPEPILRRSQGGGGGGRSPRQGQGQGQGQRQGQAAPKRDGAGAAKPAQRSGQRPAAGQQQPKPQGAKPAGNGGQARRDGHRHDERPRAVSHEGGGAQHAPRKPQGQGGNPGALLGGGAKPRNDAPRGGQPTRSGQRGR
- a CDS encoding ferritin-like domain-containing protein gives rise to the protein MHAELKHVMPWRIEDIDLTRVDRQKAVANEDLLLLLCAASFIESGTDLYTSNLSTFFDGDPEVSAWLNNEWEPEEMQHGRALKTYIAYVWPEFDWDTAFRQFMEEYSLTCSVEDFEKTRALEMVARCVVETGTATLYRAIGECSDEPVLKEITDNIRTDEVRHYKHFFKFFKKYNKIEGNGRLAVLGALMRRVMEIKNEDSEIALRHVFAVRYPERVHDSAYNRDRAARINALVRRNLSADMCVKMLLKPLDIPARIQPGVHYPLAKITQHVFFR